Proteins found in one Isachenkonia alkalipeptolytica genomic segment:
- a CDS encoding peptidoglycan DD-metalloendopeptidase family protein, translated as MGYFQKLRQQGKDKMEKSGAWLQKQRKTLKLTEKTNNIKRYIATTTAQTKEKIKGKKITLPQKGGVVLGIGFAVLLVVGVTLSSEGVPILEPTYEGYTVSVEDEEIGVVENREIVEQMVKDMEEDLRDRHDENIVVEEESLSFTKGEFKESETPLTELSVIEERILSSIDYHVEAYTIKVEGETLVKLRSEEEASKLLDKIKEDYTEEDKEYEEVAFNEEITIEEALVSLGEIQEEDNALKILQKGTDEEEVHEVAEGETISEIAKQYGLTSEDIEQANRHLEDLHMISIGDELNLIVPKPYITVRTVEHVEYTEEIDFETEYNDTDSMYEGDRKITQQGASGEKEISGYVIRENGRKIDMEIEEEKIIAEPVTRIVARGTAERPTTVATGSFSSPTRGRLTSGFGTRWGRMHNGIDVAGPTGTPVNAADAGQVEFAGYRGSYGNLVIINHENGYQTYYAHLNAINVSSGDRVHKGARIGSMGSTGRSTGPHLHFEVRRNGQPTNPLNFVNY; from the coding sequence ATGGGTTACTTCCAAAAATTGAGGCAACAGGGAAAAGATAAGATGGAAAAGAGCGGCGCATGGTTGCAGAAACAACGAAAAACCCTGAAATTAACAGAAAAAACAAATAACATAAAAAGATACATAGCAACAACAACAGCGCAAACAAAAGAAAAAATCAAAGGTAAGAAGATTACCCTTCCCCAAAAGGGAGGCGTGGTCTTAGGTATCGGCTTTGCCGTATTACTGGTAGTAGGGGTGACCCTCAGCAGTGAAGGAGTGCCCATACTGGAGCCTACCTATGAAGGTTATACCGTCAGCGTTGAGGATGAAGAGATCGGCGTTGTGGAAAATCGGGAAATTGTTGAGCAAATGGTAAAGGATATGGAAGAGGATCTTCGGGATCGCCATGATGAGAATATTGTGGTAGAAGAGGAAAGTCTCTCCTTTACAAAGGGAGAATTCAAAGAAAGTGAAACCCCATTAACGGAGCTTTCAGTTATTGAGGAAAGAATCCTATCCAGCATTGATTATCATGTGGAGGCCTACACCATTAAAGTGGAAGGGGAAACCTTAGTCAAACTACGGAGCGAAGAAGAAGCCTCAAAGCTACTGGATAAGATTAAAGAAGATTATACGGAAGAAGACAAGGAATACGAAGAAGTGGCCTTTAACGAAGAGATAACCATCGAAGAAGCGCTGGTTTCCCTCGGTGAAATTCAAGAAGAGGACAATGCTTTAAAAATTCTGCAAAAAGGCACCGACGAGGAAGAAGTCCATGAAGTTGCAGAGGGCGAGACCATTTCAGAAATTGCGAAACAGTATGGACTGACCTCGGAGGATATTGAACAGGCCAATCGCCATTTGGAAGATCTGCACATGATCAGTATCGGAGATGAACTGAACCTCATCGTGCCGAAGCCCTATATTACTGTACGAACGGTAGAGCATGTGGAATATACGGAAGAAATCGATTTTGAAACAGAATACAATGATACCGACTCCATGTATGAGGGGGACCGAAAGATCACTCAGCAAGGGGCCTCGGGAGAGAAGGAAATTAGCGGCTATGTTATTCGGGAAAATGGCCGGAAAATAGATATGGAAATTGAAGAGGAAAAAATTATTGCGGAACCGGTTACCCGAATTGTCGCCCGGGGAACCGCGGAACGGCCCACCACGGTAGCCACGGGATCCTTCAGCAGTCCTACCCGGGGGCGTTTGACCTCAGGATTCGGAACCCGATGGGGAAGAATGCATAACGGCATCGATGTGGCGGGACCTACGGGAACGCCGGTAAACGCTGCAGACGCAGGACAAGTGGAGTTTGCAGGTTATCGGGGAAGTTATGGAAACCTGGTGATTATCAACCATGAAAACGGTTATCAAACCTATTATGCCCACCTCAATGCGATTAACGTAAGTAGCGGGGATCGGGTGCATAAAGGAGCAAGAATCGGCTCTATGGGCAGTACGGGCAGAAGCACCGGCCCCCATCTGCACTTTGAAGTACGAAGAAACGGCCAACCGACCAATCCCTTGAATTTTGTAAATTATTAA